In the genome of Gloeotrichia echinulata CP02, one region contains:
- a CDS encoding ABC transporter permease, producing MRQQKLDVPLNGWVETRHFRPKGIFSPIKDLFTKTLVITELEVRKLRHDPSDLIIRAVQPALWLIIFGQVFTRTHAIPTAIPYLDFMTPGILAQSALFVAIFSGGMTLIWERDLGILHKFLAAPIPRAAIVLGKAFAAGIRCFSQVVFIYLLALLLGVHLNHNPLAFLQVVLIVFLGAGCFCTFSMIIGCLVKSRERFTGIGQLITMPLFFASNAIYPISLMPSWLKFISHLNPLTYEVDALRGAMLANGLSIYGFGLDCTILLLTLIGLTFICGRLYPRVAM from the coding sequence GTGAGACAGCAAAAATTAGACGTACCACTCAACGGTTGGGTTGAAACAAGGCATTTTCGCCCAAAAGGTATTTTTTCCCCTATCAAAGACTTATTTACCAAAACCCTGGTAATTACTGAGTTAGAAGTGCGGAAACTCCGCCATGATCCTAGTGATTTAATTATCAGGGCTGTGCAACCAGCTTTATGGCTGATCATTTTCGGTCAAGTATTTACCCGGACTCACGCTATTCCTACAGCAATACCTTACTTGGATTTTATGACTCCCGGTATTCTGGCTCAGAGTGCGCTGTTCGTTGCTATTTTTTCTGGGGGGATGACGTTAATTTGGGAACGTGATTTAGGAATTCTGCATAAATTTCTCGCTGCTCCCATACCGCGTGCGGCGATTGTCTTGGGTAAAGCTTTTGCTGCTGGGATTCGTTGCTTTTCGCAAGTGGTGTTTATTTACCTTTTAGCCTTGTTGTTGGGTGTACACCTAAATCACAATCCCTTGGCTTTCTTGCAAGTAGTGTTGATTGTGTTTTTGGGAGCAGGTTGTTTTTGCACTTTTTCCATGATTATCGGCTGTCTGGTGAAATCACGAGAAAGATTTACCGGAATTGGACAATTGATTACTATGCCCTTGTTTTTTGCCAGTAATGCGATTTATCCTATTTCACTGATGCCAAGTTGGTTAAAGTTCATTTCCCACTTGAATCCCTTGACCTATGAGGTGGATGCTTTAAGGGGTGCGATGCTGGCAAATGGCTTAAGTATTTATGGGTTTGGGTTAGACTGTACGATTCTCTTGCTAACATTAATAGGTTTGACCTTCATCTGTGGGCGACTTTATCCACGGGTGGCTATGTAA